A stretch of Shewanella dokdonensis DNA encodes these proteins:
- the djlA gene encoding co-chaperone DjlA — MQIWGKFFGGVIGFMFGRFFGALLGIWLGHQFDKRLSGTGDAAARQQQFFNTTFAVMGHIAKASGRVTENDIRIASMLMDTLRLDSDARRGAQQAFRDGKAVDFDLQQHLRRFRTLTFGRREVQQMFLEIQIQTALSDGELHPKELDILHTIARELGFSQQQLEALLKRWQAEFRFQQPNNNATSEHDAYHLLGLTPTASDQDVKRAYRKLMNEYHPDKLVAKGLPEEMMEIAKRKAQDIQAAYERVKLARGMR, encoded by the coding sequence ATGCAAATTTGGGGTAAATTTTTCGGCGGTGTTATCGGCTTCATGTTCGGCCGCTTTTTTGGTGCACTGCTAGGGATCTGGTTGGGGCATCAATTTGACAAGCGGCTATCTGGTACGGGAGATGCGGCCGCGCGTCAACAGCAGTTTTTCAATACTACCTTTGCTGTGATGGGGCATATTGCCAAGGCATCTGGCCGAGTGACTGAAAACGATATCCGTATTGCCTCAATGCTGATGGATACCTTGCGGTTGGACAGTGATGCTCGCCGTGGAGCGCAGCAAGCGTTTCGAGATGGCAAAGCCGTAGATTTTGACTTGCAGCAGCATCTACGGCGTTTTCGGACATTGACCTTTGGCCGCCGCGAAGTGCAGCAGATGTTTTTAGAGATCCAGATTCAAACCGCATTGTCTGACGGTGAACTGCATCCTAAAGAATTGGATATCCTGCACACGATTGCCCGAGAGCTGGGATTTAGTCAGCAGCAATTAGAGGCGCTACTGAAACGTTGGCAGGCTGAATTTCGTTTTCAACAGCCCAATAATAATGCCACATCAGAACATGATGCCTACCATCTGCTGGGGCTGACTCCTACCGCCAGCGATCAGGATGTGAAGCGCGCGTATCGTAAGCTGATGAACGAGTACCATCCAGATAAATTGGTGGCCAAAGGATTGCCAGAAGAGATGATGGAAATTGCCAAGCGTAAAGCGCAGGATATCCAAGCGGCTTATGAGCGGGTTAAGTTGGCGCGGGGCATGCGTTGA